One segment of Acidimicrobiales bacterium DNA contains the following:
- a CDS encoding DUF4921 family protein, giving the protein MSQLRLDPMTGRWVSISGGRFDRPAAFSPRALSVEADTSRPCPFCPGHEEATPPALETYGSTGTWLVRVVPNLYPAFDGDAPMVVSHLGPTFTQAPASGIHEVLVFSPEHDAALADLNDSQTSLVMAAIRDRIEEHANTPGLRYSQAIVNSGREAGASIEHPHGQLLGMSFVPRELVDELAGFARFAGNCLLCTALNAEEEARHRLVLADERVVVFCPFWSGVPFEMLVVPRTHGPHLHRSSPPDLAAAGQALRAAVAQLRERLGDVAYNVAFHSAPYRLSGTYHWHIHVWPKLTTLAGFELGTGVFINVVAPELAAEELRVTVPAR; this is encoded by the coding sequence ATGAGCCAGCTGCGCCTCGATCCGATGACCGGACGATGGGTGTCGATCAGCGGCGGGCGGTTCGACCGGCCGGCCGCATTCTCGCCCCGCGCCCTGTCGGTCGAGGCCGACACTTCCCGCCCGTGCCCGTTCTGCCCCGGGCACGAGGAGGCCACGCCTCCCGCCCTCGAGACCTATGGCTCGACAGGTACCTGGCTGGTGCGGGTCGTCCCGAACCTCTACCCCGCTTTCGACGGCGACGCGCCGATGGTCGTGAGCCATCTGGGCCCGACCTTCACCCAGGCGCCCGCCAGCGGGATCCACGAGGTGCTCGTGTTCTCGCCCGAGCACGACGCCGCCCTCGCCGACCTCAACGACTCGCAGACGAGCCTGGTGATGGCCGCCATCCGCGACCGGATCGAGGAGCACGCCAACACACCGGGACTCCGCTACAGCCAGGCCATCGTCAACTCCGGCCGCGAGGCGGGAGCGTCGATCGAGCACCCTCACGGCCAGCTGCTCGGGATGTCGTTCGTCCCCCGGGAGCTGGTCGACGAGCTGGCCGGCTTCGCCCGCTTCGCCGGCAACTGCCTGCTGTGCACGGCGCTCAACGCCGAGGAGGAGGCCCGGCACCGGTTGGTGCTGGCCGATGAGCGGGTCGTCGTGTTCTGCCCCTTCTGGAGCGGGGTGCCCTTCGAGATGCTCGTGGTGCCCCGTACCCACGGACCCCACCTGCACCGCAGCTCGCCGCCTGACCTGGCCGCCGCCGGCCAAGCGCTACGCGCCGCCGTCGCCCAGCTGCGGGAACGGCTCGGCGACGTCGCCTACAACGTCGCCTTCCACTCGGCGCCGTACCGGCTGTCCGGCACCTACCACTGGCACATCCACGTGTGGCCAAAGCTCACGACACTGGCCGGCTTCGAGCTGGGCACGGGCGTGTTCATCAACGTCGTCGCCCCCGAGCTGGCGGCCGAGGAGCTGCGCGTCACTGTCCCGGCTCGCTGA
- a CDS encoding DUF2269 family protein has translation MTRATVVVLHVLSAVVGFGAIFLTGVYAGLARRRPSGAVRRYFRSGPNWAARGVYLVPVLGVVLVETSHGADRFAQLWVVVSLLLWVLAAVLAQAVVWPGERRIQQLVVGSPRTGTAARQAELDRVGRRVERAAVAIDLAFVATLVLMVARPGSGG, from the coding sequence GTGACGCGGGCCACCGTGGTCGTCCTTCACGTGCTGAGCGCCGTGGTCGGGTTCGGGGCCATCTTCCTCACCGGTGTGTACGCCGGACTGGCTCGCCGCCGCCCCAGCGGGGCGGTGCGCCGCTACTTCCGTTCGGGCCCGAACTGGGCGGCGCGCGGCGTGTACCTCGTGCCCGTCCTCGGGGTCGTGCTCGTGGAGACCAGCCACGGAGCCGACCGCTTCGCCCAGCTGTGGGTGGTGGTCTCACTCCTCCTTTGGGTGCTTGCCGCCGTGCTGGCCCAGGCAGTGGTGTGGCCTGGCGAGCGCCGGATCCAACAGCTCGTCGTCGGGTCGCCGCGGACGGGGACCGCGGCCCGCCAGGCCGAGCTCGACCGGGTGGGCCGCCGGGTGGAGCGGGCGGCCGTGGCCATTGACCTCGCCTTCGTGGCGACCCTGGTGCTGATGGTCGCCAGGCCCGGAAGCGGAGGTTGA
- the glgB gene encoding 1,4-alpha-glucan branching protein GlgB, whose amino-acid sequence MTMAREAGGPAGQQGELDRLLNGEHADPHRILGRHGSTILALRPDASAVRLVLHDGRTVDMTKLRPGGLFLADLRDVDGYVLEADFAGGATMRYDDPYRFWPTLGEIDLHLFAEGRHHRLWDVLGAHRREHQGAWGTAFAVWAPAARSVRVVGDFNGWDGRVHPMRSLGSSGVWELFVPGVEAGSRYKYEILTADRQLRLKADPMARQAEVPPATGSVVPDPQSYAWSDGDWMQARAASGWLDRPLAIYEMHAGSWRRRPDEEPLTYLDLAAELPRYLVDMGFTHVELMPLAEHPFGGSWGYQVTSYYAPTGRYGTPDGLKALVDALHAAGIGVIVDWVPAHFPRDDWALARFDGSAVYEHEDPRRGSHPDWGTLVFNLGRNEVRNFLIANALYWLEEFHIDGLRVDAVASMLYLDYSRAEGEWVPNVYGGREDLEAVTFLKEMNEVVHTAHEGVTTIAEESTAWPGVSRPTYVGGLGFGLKWNMGWMHDTLDYFAKEPVHRRYHHDQLTFGLVYAFSENFVLPLSHDEVVHGKGSLLGKMPGDRWQQLANLRSLLAWMWAHPGKQLLFMGGELAQEREWSHDTSLDWYLVDDPGHRGVQDLVRAMNRTYTELPALWRQDFTSEGFRWIDASDVDSNVLSFVRLPGGDLANASAVVCVANLSPIPRHGYRVGLPLAGEWREVVNTDATQFGGSGVGNGGSVLAGNTSWHGLDHSAELNLPPLGVLWLSAGVSEPGQ is encoded by the coding sequence ATGACCATGGCCAGAGAAGCGGGCGGACCGGCGGGCCAGCAAGGTGAGCTCGACCGCCTCCTCAACGGTGAGCACGCCGATCCCCACCGCATCCTCGGGCGGCACGGCTCGACGATACTGGCCCTGCGGCCGGACGCCTCGGCCGTTCGGCTGGTTCTGCACGACGGCCGAACGGTCGACATGACCAAGCTCCGTCCGGGCGGGCTGTTCCTCGCCGATCTCCGCGACGTGGACGGCTACGTGCTCGAGGCCGACTTCGCGGGTGGCGCGACGATGCGCTACGACGACCCGTACCGGTTCTGGCCGACCCTGGGCGAGATCGACCTCCACCTGTTCGCTGAGGGACGCCATCACCGGCTCTGGGACGTGCTCGGAGCCCATCGCCGCGAGCATCAGGGAGCCTGGGGAACGGCCTTTGCCGTGTGGGCCCCCGCCGCCCGGTCGGTGCGCGTCGTGGGCGACTTCAACGGCTGGGACGGTCGGGTCCACCCGATGCGCTCGCTGGGCTCGTCCGGAGTGTGGGAGCTGTTCGTTCCCGGCGTCGAGGCTGGGTCGCGCTACAAGTACGAGATCCTCACCGCCGATCGGCAGCTGCGGCTCAAGGCCGATCCGATGGCGCGGCAGGCCGAGGTCCCCCCGGCCACGGGCAGCGTGGTCCCTGATCCGCAGTCGTATGCCTGGTCGGACGGCGACTGGATGCAGGCCCGGGCGGCATCCGGGTGGCTGGACCGGCCGCTCGCCATCTACGAGATGCATGCCGGCTCGTGGCGACGCCGGCCCGACGAGGAGCCGCTGACCTACCTCGACTTGGCCGCGGAGCTTCCGCGCTACCTGGTCGACATGGGGTTCACCCACGTCGAGCTCATGCCGTTGGCCGAGCACCCCTTCGGAGGGTCGTGGGGCTACCAGGTCACCTCGTACTACGCACCGACCGGGCGGTACGGCACTCCGGACGGGCTCAAGGCGCTCGTCGATGCGCTGCACGCCGCCGGCATCGGGGTGATCGTCGACTGGGTACCGGCCCACTTCCCCCGTGACGACTGGGCGCTGGCCCGCTTCGACGGCAGCGCGGTGTACGAGCACGAGGACCCTCGTCGCGGCAGCCACCCCGACTGGGGAACCCTCGTGTTCAACCTCGGCCGCAACGAGGTCCGCAACTTCCTGATCGCCAACGCCCTGTACTGGCTCGAGGAGTTCCACATCGACGGCCTGCGCGTGGACGCCGTGGCCTCCATGCTCTACCTCGACTACTCGCGGGCAGAGGGCGAGTGGGTGCCCAATGTCTACGGGGGACGCGAGGATCTCGAGGCGGTCACCTTCCTCAAGGAGATGAACGAGGTCGTCCACACTGCGCACGAGGGCGTGACGACGATCGCCGAGGAGTCGACCGCCTGGCCGGGTGTGTCCCGGCCCACGTACGTGGGCGGGCTGGGATTCGGGCTCAAGTGGAACATGGGCTGGATGCACGACACTCTCGACTACTTCGCCAAGGAGCCCGTACACCGCCGGTATCACCACGACCAGCTGACCTTCGGCCTTGTCTACGCGTTCAGCGAGAACTTCGTCCTCCCCCTCTCGCACGACGAGGTGGTGCACGGCAAGGGCTCGCTGCTCGGCAAGATGCCGGGCGACCGCTGGCAGCAGCTGGCCAATCTCCGGTCACTGCTGGCGTGGATGTGGGCTCACCCGGGCAAGCAGCTGCTGTTCATGGGGGGAGAGCTGGCCCAGGAGCGTGAGTGGTCCCACGACACCAGCCTCGACTGGTACCTGGTGGACGACCCCGGTCACCGCGGCGTACAGGACCTGGTCCGGGCGATGAACCGGACATATACCGAGCTTCCCGCCCTGTGGAGGCAGGACTTCACCAGCGAGGGGTTCCGCTGGATCGATGCCAGCGACGTGGACAGCAACGTGCTGTCGTTCGTGCGTCTACCGGGCGGCGATCTCGCGAACGCCAGCGCGGTCGTGTGCGTGGCCAACCTCTCCCCGATCCCCCGCCATGGCTACCGCGTCGGCCTACCGCTCGCGGGCGAGTGGCGGGAGGTGGTCAACACCGACGCCACCCAGTTCGGCGGTAGCGGGGTGGGCAACGGTGGGAGCGTGCTGGCCGGCAACACCAGCTGGCACGGTCTCGACCACTCGGCGGAGCTCAACCTGCCCCCGCTCGGTGTGCTGTGGCTGTCGGCCGGGGTCAGCGAGCCGGGACAGTGA
- the treS gene encoding maltose alpha-D-glucosyltransferase, translating into MSPSPRRGRPGTGGPRRSHLADDPRWYQRAVFYEVVPRGFYDANNDGTGDLSGIVDKLDYLSWLGVDCIWLLPFYQSPLRDGGYDISDFFSVHPDYGDLGDAVHLVEEAHRRGLRIIADLVMNHTSDQHPWFVESRQDRTNDRADWYVWSEDDQVYPDARVIFVDAEKSNWTLDPQRQQYYWHRFFSHQPDLNYDCPEVADAMLDVVRFWLDIGLDGFRLDAVPYLYEREGTNCENLPATHEYLKRLRKEIDASHPDKVLLAEANQWPADVVDYFGNGDECHMCFHFPVMPRMFMSVRREQRFPMTEILAQTPDIPDGCQWGIFLRNHDELTLEMVTDEERDYMYGEYAKDPRMKRNIGIGRRLAPLVDNDRRLAELMHAMLFSMPGSPILYYGDELMMGDNIYLGDRDGVRTPMQWTPDRNGGFSRADFAQLYLPPLMDPVYGYQAVNIEAGMRNPSSFLHWLRRLLEVRKQHSLFGTGTFEILPAENPSVLAYVRTPREDPGGRGETVQRTGAETVLCVHNLSRFAQPAELALGRWEGRIPMEMLGRVPFPRVGALPYFVTLGPYGFYWLELVDPGPQELS; encoded by the coding sequence GTGAGCCCATCGCCCCGGCGCGGCCGCCCAGGCACGGGCGGCCCGCGACGGTCACACCTGGCCGACGACCCGCGCTGGTACCAGCGGGCCGTCTTCTACGAGGTGGTGCCGCGCGGCTTCTACGACGCCAACAACGACGGGACCGGCGACCTCTCGGGGATCGTGGACAAGCTCGACTACCTGAGCTGGCTAGGTGTCGACTGCATCTGGCTGCTGCCCTTCTACCAGTCGCCGTTGCGTGACGGGGGTTACGACATCAGTGACTTCTTCAGCGTCCACCCTGACTACGGCGACCTCGGTGATGCCGTCCACCTCGTCGAGGAAGCGCATCGTCGGGGTCTGCGGATCATCGCCGATCTGGTCATGAACCACACCAGCGACCAGCACCCGTGGTTCGTCGAGTCCCGCCAGGACCGCACCAACGACCGGGCCGACTGGTACGTCTGGAGCGAGGACGACCAGGTCTATCCGGACGCGCGGGTGATCTTCGTCGACGCCGAGAAGTCCAACTGGACCTTGGACCCGCAGCGCCAGCAGTACTACTGGCACCGGTTCTTCTCCCACCAGCCCGACCTCAACTACGACTGTCCCGAGGTGGCCGACGCCATGCTCGACGTGGTCCGGTTCTGGCTGGACATCGGGTTGGACGGCTTCCGGCTCGACGCCGTGCCCTATCTGTACGAGCGGGAGGGCACCAACTGCGAGAACCTCCCCGCTACGCACGAGTACCTGAAGCGGCTGCGCAAGGAGATCGACGCCAGCCATCCCGACAAGGTCCTCCTGGCCGAGGCCAACCAGTGGCCCGCCGACGTGGTCGATTACTTCGGCAACGGCGACGAGTGTCACATGTGCTTCCATTTTCCGGTCATGCCCCGGATGTTCATGTCCGTGCGGCGGGAGCAGCGCTTCCCGATGACCGAGATCCTGGCCCAGACGCCCGACATCCCAGACGGCTGCCAATGGGGGATCTTCCTGCGCAACCACGACGAGCTGACGTTGGAGATGGTCACCGACGAGGAGCGCGACTACATGTACGGGGAGTACGCCAAGGACCCCCGGATGAAGCGCAACATCGGCATCGGTCGACGACTGGCCCCACTGGTCGACAACGACCGGCGGCTGGCCGAGCTCATGCACGCCATGCTCTTCTCGATGCCCGGCAGCCCCATCCTGTATTACGGGGACGAGCTGATGATGGGCGACAACATCTACCTGGGGGATCGGGACGGGGTGCGCACGCCGATGCAGTGGACACCCGACCGCAACGGCGGCTTCAGCCGAGCCGACTTCGCCCAGCTGTACCTTCCTCCGCTCATGGACCCGGTGTACGGGTACCAGGCCGTGAACATCGAGGCCGGCATGCGCAACCCGAGCTCGTTCCTGCACTGGCTGCGGCGCCTCCTCGAGGTGCGCAAGCAACACTCGCTGTTCGGCACCGGCACCTTCGAGATCCTGCCCGCCGAGAACCCGTCAGTGCTGGCCTACGTGCGCACCCCTCGAGAAGACCCCGGCGGGCGGGGCGAGACAGTCCAACGCACGGGGGCGGAGACGGTCCTCTGCGTGCACAACCTCAGCCGCTTCGCCCAGCCCGCCGAGCTGGCCCTGGGGCGCTGGGAAGGGAGGATCCCCATGGAGATGCTGGGCCGGGTGCCGTTTCCGAGGGTCGGAGCCCTTCCCTACTTCGTCACGCTAGGTCCCTACGGGTTCTACTGGCTCGAGCTGGTCGATCCCGGTCCCCAGGAGCTGTCATGA
- a CDS encoding alpha-1,4-glucan--maltose-1-phosphate maltosyltransferase produces MIGRIVIDDIRPRTPSGEYPAKAVVGETVHVSADIFRDGHDILAGRVCWRPTAQAPRARGASDWSVAPMRELGNDRWEGVIEPGVVGLHDLVVEAWTDRLATWRHRVSVKREAGDDLSVELEEGARLLEAQAERVDPGDRTTLRDPAGALRDAAAALRAEKTPLERRLAPAFDAQVTGLMAGPGDSPDRTRSPTAPLWVDRQRALVGAWYELFPRSEGGLAGAVKRLDAVAEMGFDVVYLPPIHPIGTTSRKGADNTLKARPGDPGSPWAIGGPEGGHTAVAPELGTVADLQKLMARAGELGIEIALDFALQCSPDHPWVSEHPEWFHHRPDGSIAYAENPPKKYQDIYPINFWPSSEADRWALWQACRGILEHWIEVGIRIFRVDNPHTKPMALWEWLIPTVKASHPEVIFLAEAFTRPKVMAKLAEVGFSQSYTYFTWRNEAWELTEYLQELTTGPTADYMRPSFWPNTPDILSGPLRRGPPAAFKMRLVLAATLVPSYGVYSGFELFENEPASDVNEEYSQSEKYEIKQRDWSRPDSLAPWIGLINSIRRRHPAFWRLRNLTFHHSNNTQILAYSKHADDRGDVVLMVVNLDPWTTQEATLGLDMGALGLAQDALFEVMDELSGKVFGWSGPNPYVRLDPNQEPAHVLHVRRRP; encoded by the coding sequence GTGATCGGCCGAATCGTCATCGACGACATTCGCCCGCGCACCCCCAGCGGCGAGTACCCGGCCAAGGCGGTCGTCGGGGAGACGGTCCATGTCTCCGCCGACATCTTCAGAGACGGCCACGACATCCTGGCCGGGCGCGTGTGCTGGCGACCGACCGCGCAGGCGCCACGGGCCCGCGGCGCATCGGACTGGTCCGTCGCTCCGATGCGGGAGCTGGGCAACGACCGCTGGGAGGGAGTCATCGAGCCTGGCGTCGTCGGCCTCCACGACCTGGTGGTCGAGGCCTGGACCGACCGTCTGGCGACCTGGCGGCACCGGGTATCGGTGAAGCGCGAGGCAGGTGACGATCTGTCCGTGGAGCTCGAGGAGGGGGCCCGCCTCCTGGAAGCGCAGGCCGAGCGGGTCGACCCAGGGGACCGGACCACGCTTCGGGACCCAGCCGGCGCCCTGCGGGACGCCGCCGCTGCCCTGCGGGCCGAGAAGACACCGCTCGAGCGAAGACTGGCCCCCGCCTTCGACGCCCAGGTGACCGGGCTGATGGCCGGGCCCGGCGACTCGCCGGACCGGACGCGTTCCCCAACGGCCCCCCTCTGGGTCGACCGCCAGCGCGCGTTGGTCGGAGCCTGGTACGAGCTGTTCCCCCGGTCCGAGGGCGGCCTCGCCGGCGCGGTGAAGCGGCTGGACGCCGTGGCCGAGATGGGCTTCGACGTCGTCTACCTGCCTCCGATCCACCCCATCGGGACCACGAGCCGCAAGGGCGCCGACAACACTCTGAAGGCGCGTCCCGGCGATCCCGGGAGCCCCTGGGCCATCGGCGGGCCGGAAGGAGGTCACACCGCGGTGGCGCCCGAGCTGGGCACCGTCGCGGACCTCCAGAAGCTCATGGCACGCGCGGGAGAGCTCGGGATCGAGATCGCCCTCGATTTCGCGCTCCAGTGCTCACCTGATCACCCGTGGGTCAGCGAGCACCCGGAGTGGTTCCACCACCGACCCGACGGGTCCATCGCCTACGCCGAGAACCCCCCGAAGAAGTACCAGGACATCTATCCCATCAACTTCTGGCCCTCGTCGGAAGCCGACCGCTGGGCCCTGTGGCAGGCCTGCCGGGGCATCCTCGAGCACTGGATCGAGGTGGGGATCCGGATCTTCCGGGTCGACAACCCCCACACCAAGCCGATGGCGCTGTGGGAGTGGCTCATCCCCACGGTGAAGGCCAGCCACCCCGAGGTGATCTTCCTCGCCGAGGCCTTCACCCGACCCAAGGTCATGGCCAAGCTCGCCGAGGTCGGCTTCTCCCAGAGCTACACCTACTTCACGTGGCGGAACGAGGCGTGGGAGCTCACCGAGTACCTCCAGGAGCTCACGACCGGGCCCACAGCCGACTACATGCGGCCGAGCTTCTGGCCCAACACGCCCGACATCCTCTCGGGCCCGCTCCGGAGGGGCCCGCCCGCCGCGTTCAAGATGCGGCTGGTGCTGGCGGCCACCTTGGTTCCGTCGTACGGGGTGTACAGCGGCTTTGAGCTGTTCGAGAACGAGCCCGCGTCCGACGTCAACGAGGAGTACAGCCAGTCGGAGAAGTACGAGATCAAGCAGCGGGACTGGTCGCGACCAGACTCGCTGGCGCCCTGGATCGGATTGATCAACTCGATCCGCCGCCGCCACCCGGCGTTCTGGCGGCTTCGCAACCTCACGTTCCACCACAGCAACAACACACAAATACTCGCCTACTCGAAGCACGCCGACGATCGAGGCGACGTCGTGCTGATGGTGGTGAACCTCGACCCCTGGACGACCCAGGAGGCAACGCTCGGGCTGGACATGGGAGCCCTGGGGTTGGCCCAGGACGCGCTGTTCGAGGTGATGGACGAGCTGAGCGGGAAGGTCTTCGGCTGGAGCGGCCCCAACCCCTATGTGCGACTCGACCCGAACCAGGAGCCGGCTCACGTGCTCCATGTGCGGAGGCGCCCGTGA